From one Streptomyces sp. N50 genomic stretch:
- a CDS encoding M16 family metallopeptidase translates to MTELATMEFHPQPQAGEARPWAFPAPERGTLGNGLTVLRCHRPGQQVVAVEVLLDAPLEAEPAGLDGVATITARAFSEGTDKHSAEEFAAELERSGATLDAHADHPGLRLSLEVPASRLAKGLGLLSDALRAPAFADSEVERLVRNRLDEIPHETANPSRRAAKELSKELFPATSRMSRPRQGTEETVEKIDSASVRAFYDRHVRPATATVVVVGDLTGIDLDALLADTLGSWTGSTAQPRPVPPVTADDTGRVVIVHRPGAVQTQLLIGRVGSDRHDRVWPAQVLGTYCLGGTLTSRLDRVLREEKGYTYGVRAFGQVLRSAPDGTGASMLAISGSVDTPNTGPALDDLWTVLRKLAEGGLTDAERDIAVQNLVGVAPLKYETAAAVASTLADQVEQHLPDDYQATLYQQLAATGTVEATAAVVNAFPVDRLVTILVGDAEQIKEPVEALGIGEVTVVAAE, encoded by the coding sequence GTGACCGAGCTCGCCACGATGGAATTCCACCCGCAGCCCCAGGCCGGCGAGGCCAGGCCGTGGGCCTTCCCGGCCCCGGAGCGCGGGACGCTGGGCAACGGCCTGACGGTCCTGCGCTGCCACCGTCCCGGCCAGCAGGTCGTCGCCGTGGAGGTGCTGCTGGACGCGCCCCTGGAGGCCGAACCGGCGGGCCTGGACGGTGTCGCCACGATCACCGCGCGGGCCTTCTCCGAGGGCACCGACAAGCACTCCGCCGAGGAGTTCGCCGCCGAGCTGGAGCGCTCCGGCGCCACCCTCGACGCCCACGCCGACCACCCCGGGCTGCGCCTGAGCCTGGAGGTCCCGGCCTCGCGCCTGGCCAAGGGCCTCGGCCTGCTGTCGGACGCGCTCAGGGCACCCGCGTTCGCGGACAGCGAGGTCGAGCGGCTGGTCCGCAACCGCCTCGACGAGATCCCGCACGAGACGGCCAACCCGTCCCGCCGCGCGGCCAAGGAGCTCTCCAAGGAGCTGTTCCCGGCGACCTCGCGCATGTCGCGCCCGCGCCAGGGCACCGAGGAGACCGTCGAGAAGATCGACTCGGCGTCCGTACGCGCCTTCTACGACCGGCACGTCCGCCCCGCGACCGCCACCGTCGTGGTCGTCGGCGACCTCACCGGCATCGACCTGGACGCGCTCCTGGCCGACACCCTGGGTTCGTGGACGGGCTCCACCGCGCAGCCGCGTCCCGTGCCGCCGGTGACCGCCGACGACACCGGGCGCGTCGTGATCGTGCACCGTCCCGGCGCCGTCCAGACGCAGCTGCTCATCGGCCGCGTCGGATCCGACCGGCACGACCGTGTGTGGCCCGCCCAGGTGCTCGGCACGTACTGCCTCGGCGGCACCCTCACCTCCCGCCTGGACCGCGTCCTGCGCGAGGAGAAGGGCTACACCTACGGTGTGCGGGCGTTCGGCCAGGTGCTGCGTTCGGCACCCGACGGCACGGGCGCCTCGATGCTCGCCATCAGCGGCTCCGTGGACACCCCGAACACCGGTCCCGCGCTGGACGACCTGTGGACGGTGCTCCGCAAGCTCGCCGAGGGCGGACTCACCGACGCCGAGCGGGACATCGCCGTACAGAACCTCGTCGGCGTGGCGCCGCTCAAGTACGAGACCGCCGCGGCCGTCGCGAGCACGCTGGCCGACCAGGTCGAGCAGCACCTGCCCGACGACTACCAGGCGACGCTGTACCAGCAGCTCGCCGCGACCGGCACCGTGGAGGCCACCGCGGCGGTCGTGAACGCCTTCCCGGTGGACCGTCTGGTGACGATCCTGGTCGGCGACGCGGAGCAGATCAAGGAGCCCGTGGAGGCGCTCGGCATCGGCGAAGTGACCGTCGTCGCGGCCGAGTAG